GGTGATGCTCTTTGACGAGCCCACCTCCGCCCTCGATCCTGAGATGGTCAAGGAGGTGCTCGATGTCATGGCCGAGCTGGCTGCAGAGGGCATGACCATGATCATCGTCACCCATGAGATGGGTTTCGCCCGCCAGGCCGCCGACCGCGTGGTCTTCATGGCCGACGGCGCGATCGTGGAGGAGGCCGCACCCGACGAGTTCTTCACCAGCCCGCGCACCGAACGCGCCAAGGACTTTCTGTCCAAACTGATCACCCACTGACCGCAAAGCAGACCACTTCGACGACCCGCCACCTACAGGAGGTAGACATGCTCACCTCTCACCACTCACGTGGCATCCGGCGCTCTCACCGCCTGTCTGGGGCGCGACGGCGCACGTGCGCCGGGTTGGTCCGCCACGCCCGTGCACTGCTCGCCGTAGTCCTGGGGCTCTGCCTGGGCGCCGCCCTGGCCGCCTGCGCCAGCGGGGGCTCCGGCGGCTCCGGGCACACCATCCGCATCGGCATCAAATTCGATCAGCCCGGCATGGGACTGAAGGACGGCGCACGCTACACCGGCTTCGACGTCGACATGGGCCGGGCCATCGCCAGTAAGCTCGGCTATTCGCAGGACGAAATCGTCTGGGTGGAGGCGGTCTCCGCCCAGCGCGAGACGATGCTGCAGAACGGCCAGGTGGACCTGGTCATCGGCACCTACTCGATCACGGACGCGCGCCGAGAGAAGGTCGCCTTCGCCGGCCCATACTTCATCGCCGGGCAGGACCTGCTGGTGCGTACCGGTGCGGGCATCTCCGGACCCGATGACATGGACGGGCGCATCCTGTGCTCGGTGGAGGGGTCCACCTCCGCCCAGACGATCCGTGACAACTACTCATCGGGGACCCTCCAACTGTTCCCCGTACGGTCCTACTCCCAGTGCGTGGAGTTCCTGTCCGCGGGCACCGTTGACGCCGTGACCACCGACAACATCATCCTGGCCGGTTTCGCGGCCCAGGCAAATTACGCGGGCAAGGTGCATGTGGTCGGTAACGCCTTCTCCGAGGAACACTACGGCGTCGGCCTGCGCAAGGGTCAGGGCGATCTGTGCCGCTCCGTGAATCGGGCCATCACCGAGATCATCGACGAGGGCACCTGGGACCGACTGCTTCAGGACAATGTCGGCACCGCCTTCGACCCCGACGCCGCTCTCAACCCGCCCGTGGTTGACGACTCTCTGTGCGAGTAGCGGACCCGGAATCGGAAGGAAGGAAAGGAAGATCCATTGGGTGAGCTTCTATCCCAGTACGACGTCCTCGGCGCGTTCTTAGTCAATATCGAGCTGACCGTCTTCTCCGCGATCGGCGCGGCCCTGCTCGGCACCATCCTGATGATCATGCGGGTGTGCCCCATGGGATCGCTGCGCGCCTTCGCGGCGGCCTTCACCAATATCGTCATGAACATCCCGCTGACGCTGATCATCCTGGCCTGCTCGCTGGGCGTGTACGGCCAGCTCGGCATAGTTGTCTCGGGCCGCTGGGGCGAGCAGTGGTTGGCGCGCAACTCCTTCTGGCTGACGGTACTCGGCCTGAGCGTGTACACCGCCACCTTCGTGTGCGAGGCCCTGCGCTCGGGACTGAACACCGTCCCGCCCGGGCAGGCGGAGGCCGCCCGCGCAATCGGCCTGAGGTTCGGACAGACCATGGGCTCGATCGTCCTGCCCCAGACTCTGCGCGGGGCGGTGGCTCCATTGGGCAACACTCTGATCGCACTGGCCAAGAACACCACGGTCGCCTCGGCAGCTGGCGTCTCTCAGGCCGCATCGGTCATGTCCGACATGTTCGAGTTCTCCCCGCAGCACCTGCTGGCGATCTTCGCGGTCTTCGCCATCGGCTGGACCATCATCGTCCTGCCGATCGGGCTGCTGACAACCTCTCTGTCCCGGAAACTGGCGGTGGCACGATGAATGACCAGTCCCTCTTGTTCGATCTGCCGGGCCCCAGGGCCAGGCGCCGTGAGCGCATCGGCAACGTGACCGGCATCGTCGTGCTGGCGGCCCTGGGCGTATGGCTGATCGCCGCCCTGGCGGCCAAGGACCAGTTCACAGCCGCTCGCTGGGCGCCCTTTCTGACTGCCTCGGCCTGGGGCGACTATCTGCTGCCCGGCCTGTGGGCGACGCTTCGCGCTGCCGCCGTGGCTCTTGTGGCAGCCTTCGTATTCGGCGTCGTCTTCGGGCTGGGGCGACTGGCCGATGCCCGCCCGGTGCGCTGGGTGAGTACAGTGGTGGTGGAGTTCTTCCGGGCCGTACCGGTCCTAGTGCTCATGCTGTTCTTCTACTTCATGTTCTCCCAGGTCCCCTTCGTCCCCTCCACTTCGGCGGCCTTCTGGGGCGTGGTCACGGCCTTGACCCTGTACAACGGCTCGGTTGTGGCCGAGCTGGTCCGCTCCGGAATCCACTCCCTGCCCTCCGGGCAGCGTGAGGCGGCCCTGGCGATCGGGCTCACCCCGTCCCGCTCGCGCCGCCTTATCGAGTTGCCGCAGGCGCTGGTGGCGATGATGCCGGCCATGATCAGTCAGCTGATCGTGGCACTGAAGGACACGGCCTTGGGCTACATCATCACCTATTCCGAGCTGCTGGCTGCCGGCAGCCTTCTGGGCAGCGCCAAGGCGAATCTGATCCCCGCCCTAATGGTGACGGCCGCCATCTTCGTGGTGCTCAACTTCGGCATGTCCTGGGCGGCGCAGCGTCTGGCCGACCGGCTCAGCCGTCGCACCAGCGAGCAGATGAGCACATTTACCGGCATCGCGACCGCGGCGGATGTCGCTGATATTCCCGCCCCCGCCGGACCGGTGCCACCGGATCCTGGGCGCTCCGGTCGAAGACGGCGCCGCTGATACCCGCTACTGTCCTGCCGCTGTTGTCGCCTGGGATTCCTGCTCCGCGCGCCTGCGGGCCAGCCGGGCGTCGTGCTCCGCGGCAGCGGCGAAGGCGGCACCGGGTGCGGCCACTGAGCCGAAGCTGGCCAGATCGCGGCGGAAAACGACGGCGGCCAGCCAGTCCATCATGATGCGCACCTTCCGGTTCAATGTGGGCATGGCGTACACGTGGTAGCCGCGGTGTGCGGTCCAGGCCAGGAAGCCGCGCAGGTTGTGTCCCATGATGCGGGCCACCCCCTTGCCGATGCCGAGAGAGGCCACGGTGCCCAGATTTTCGTGCCGGTAGGCGGTCAGGTCCGCCTGACCCTCGGCGCCCGCCGTGAGCGCGGCGACCAGGTTCTCGGCCAGCACCCTCGCCTGGCGGACGGCGT
This genomic stretch from Actinomyces qiguomingii harbors:
- a CDS encoding glutamate ABC transporter substrate-binding protein, which encodes MLTSHHSRGIRRSHRLSGARRRTCAGLVRHARALLAVVLGLCLGAALAACASGGSGGSGHTIRIGIKFDQPGMGLKDGARYTGFDVDMGRAIASKLGYSQDEIVWVEAVSAQRETMLQNGQVDLVIGTYSITDARREKVAFAGPYFIAGQDLLVRTGAGISGPDDMDGRILCSVEGSTSAQTIRDNYSSGTLQLFPVRSYSQCVEFLSAGTVDAVTTDNIILAGFAAQANYAGKVHVVGNAFSEEHYGVGLRKGQGDLCRSVNRAITEIIDEGTWDRLLQDNVGTAFDPDAALNPPVVDDSLCE
- a CDS encoding amino acid ABC transporter permease, whose amino-acid sequence is MGELLSQYDVLGAFLVNIELTVFSAIGAALLGTILMIMRVCPMGSLRAFAAAFTNIVMNIPLTLIILACSLGVYGQLGIVVSGRWGEQWLARNSFWLTVLGLSVYTATFVCEALRSGLNTVPPGQAEAARAIGLRFGQTMGSIVLPQTLRGAVAPLGNTLIALAKNTTVASAAGVSQAASVMSDMFEFSPQHLLAIFAVFAIGWTIIVLPIGLLTTSLSRKLAVAR
- a CDS encoding amino acid ABC transporter permease, which produces MNDQSLLFDLPGPRARRRERIGNVTGIVVLAALGVWLIAALAAKDQFTAARWAPFLTASAWGDYLLPGLWATLRAAAVALVAAFVFGVVFGLGRLADARPVRWVSTVVVEFFRAVPVLVLMLFFYFMFSQVPFVPSTSAAFWGVVTALTLYNGSVVAELVRSGIHSLPSGQREAALAIGLTPSRSRRLIELPQALVAMMPAMISQLIVALKDTALGYIITYSELLAAGSLLGSAKANLIPALMVTAAIFVVLNFGMSWAAQRLADRLSRRTSEQMSTFTGIATAADVADIPAPAGPVPPDPGRSGRRRRR